A stretch of the Poseidonibacter parvus genome encodes the following:
- a CDS encoding ATP-binding cassette domain-containing protein, giving the protein MAFYLQNESISYFDTVILDSLSLEIKKGEKVALLGKSGSGKSTLIKRLYELKKDESSYIPQELGLVNNLSVFHNVYLARLDDYSTFYNIRNLIKPASKEVEQIKNILIDFDLEDKIFVKNHDLSGGQKQRSAIARSIYNQKDILLADEPISALDEYLSSKVLEVLNQKFETIVCALHNVDLAVEHFDRVIGLKNGKVLVDKKCTELTNEDRQKLYYVCD; this is encoded by the coding sequence ATGGCATTTTATTTACAAAATGAATCTATTTCATATTTTGATACAGTAATCTTAGACTCTTTATCTTTAGAGATAAAAAAAGGAGAAAAGGTTGCTTTATTAGGTAAAAGTGGAAGTGGTAAATCCACACTTATAAAAAGACTTTATGAACTTAAAAAAGATGAGTCTTCATATATTCCACAAGAATTAGGTTTAGTAAATAATTTGTCAGTTTTTCATAATGTCTATTTAGCAAGATTAGATGATTATTCAACTTTTTATAATATTAGAAATCTAATCAAACCAGCTTCAAAAGAAGTTGAACAAATCAAGAATATACTTATTGATTTTGATTTAGAAGATAAGATTTTTGTAAAAAACCATGACTTATCAGGTGGTCAAAAACAAAGATCAGCAATTGCAAGGTCAATTTATAATCAAAAAGATATCTTATTAGCTGATGAGCCTATATCTGCTTTAGATGAATATCTAAGTTCAAAAGTTCTAGAAGTTTTAAATCAAAAATTTGAAACAATTGTTTGTGCCTTACATAACGTTGATTTAGCAGTAGAGCATTTTGATAGAGTAATTGGTCTTAAAAATGGAAAAGTACTTGTTGATAAGAAATGTACTGAATTAACAAATGAAGATAGACAAAAGTTATATTATGTCTGTGACTAA
- a CDS encoding PhnE/PtxC family ABC transporter permease, whose product MTKNTKVSILFIFIGILSFILADLEVSTVDTTQLTKDFFYSIFDLKFNDYSILFDAFLNTISIAILAIFFSSIIGFFLALFFNFLLVRISLAITRAIHELFWALIFLQIFGLNTLTALLAIVIPYSAILGKVYAEILEEHDTFPKVLRGKDALSYFLFTKIPDAFPHLVSYTLYRFECALRSTAILGFVGITTLGYYLSSSFMQGIYSEVWMILISFYIVIATIKYWFTKYSFPFLVIASFFYLDDFKGFNLDNLIRFVTNDIVPHPIRNDLGFEKTLSWFSNIFTNEIVPGTINTIVLTQLSLVLTAVLALILFPLLSQKFVSKPTRVLSHIVLVILRSTPEYILAYIFLQLFGPSMLPAALALMLHNGSIIGHLMGNETTLITLRAGVSKKRINLYFYEIMPRVYNQFLAYLFYRWEIIMRESAILGILGIATLGFFIDSAIADFRLDKMFLLLVVTALLNILVDLISRKVRAYLRVDENITSCGCSLK is encoded by the coding sequence GTGACTAAAAATACTAAAGTTTCTATATTATTCATTTTTATAGGAATTCTTTCTTTTATTCTTGCTGATTTAGAAGTATCAACTGTTGATACAACTCAACTTACAAAAGATTTTTTTTATTCTATTTTTGATTTGAAATTTAATGATTATTCAATTTTATTTGATGCATTTTTAAATACTATTTCAATTGCAATATTAGCAATATTTTTCTCTTCTATTATTGGATTTTTTTTAGCACTGTTTTTTAATTTTTTATTAGTGCGAATTTCATTAGCAATTACAAGAGCAATACATGAACTTTTTTGGGCTTTAATTTTTTTACAAATATTTGGTCTTAATACATTAACAGCATTACTAGCAATTGTAATACCATATAGTGCGATTTTAGGAAAAGTATACGCAGAAATACTTGAAGAGCATGATACCTTTCCTAAAGTTTTACGAGGTAAAGATGCCTTATCTTACTTTTTATTTACAAAAATACCCGATGCTTTCCCACATTTAGTATCTTACACACTTTATAGATTTGAGTGTGCTTTACGTTCAACTGCTATTTTAGGTTTTGTTGGAATTACAACACTAGGTTATTATTTATCATCATCATTTATGCAAGGAATTTATTCTGAAGTATGGATGATTTTAATTTCGTTTTATATTGTAATTGCAACTATTAAATATTGGTTTACAAAATATTCTTTTCCTTTTTTAGTTATTGCTTCATTTTTTTATTTAGATGATTTTAAAGGTTTTAATCTTGATAATTTAATTAGATTTGTTACAAATGATATTGTCCCTCATCCAATTAGAAATGACCTAGGTTTTGAAAAAACTCTTTCTTGGTTTTCAAATATTTTTACAAATGAGATAGTTCCTGGAACGATTAATACAATTGTTTTAACGCAATTATCACTTGTTCTAACAGCAGTTTTAGCTTTGATTTTATTTCCATTATTATCACAAAAATTTGTTTCAAAACCTACAAGGGTTTTAAGTCATATAGTTTTAGTAATACTTCGTTCAACTCCTGAGTATATATTAGCTTATATTTTCTTACAGCTTTTTGGTCCTTCAATGCTTCCTGCAGCTTTAGCTCTTATGCTTCATAATGGTTCAATTATTGGGCATTTAATGGGTAATGAAACGACTTTAATTACTTTAAGAGCTGGGGTAAGTAAAAAAAGAATTAATCTTTATTTTTATGAAATAATGCCAAGAGTTTATAATCAGTTCTTAGCTTACCTTTTTTATAGATGGGAAATAATTATGAGAGAGAGTGCGATTTTAGGTATTTTAGGAATTGCTACATTAGGTTTCTTTATTGATTCTGCTATTGCAGATTTTAGACTCGATAAGATGTTTTTACTTTTAGTTGTAACGGCATTGTTAAATATACTTGTAGATTTAATCTCAAGAAAAGTAAGAGCTTATTTAAGAGTTGATGAAAACATTACATCTTGCGGATGTTCTTTGAAGTAA
- a CDS encoding response regulator — MQNKDLNILQDFNILYLEDDENLLKHTKDLLEDFVNNIYAVKTSKEAMNILLNKKVDVIISDILLENENGIDFLKHIKEKEIFIPTILTTAHTDTKYLLDAIKLKVENYIVKPINIKELLNSLHDILLPIVQKQEILKNIYVIKTISAITDSKQVDIIKYIINSLDNDNHFTASYTDIMEEISISKPTLIKLFKDLAQKDILVKVAHKTYKFNQSALK; from the coding sequence ATGCAAAATAAAGATTTAAATATATTACAAGATTTTAATATTTTATATTTAGAAGATGATGAGAATTTATTAAAACATACAAAAGATTTATTAGAAGATTTTGTTAACAATATTTATGCAGTTAAGACTTCAAAAGAAGCTATGAATATATTACTAAATAAAAAAGTTGATGTAATTATCTCAGATATTTTACTTGAAAATGAAAATGGAATTGATTTTTTAAAACATATAAAAGAAAAAGAAATATTTATTCCAACTATACTTACAACTGCACATACAGATACAAAATATTTACTTGATGCAATAAAACTAAAAGTAGAAAATTATATTGTAAAGCCTATTAATATTAAAGAACTACTAAATAGCTTACATGATATTTTACTTCCAATTGTACAAAAACAAGAGATTTTAAAAAACATTTATGTAATCAAAACTATTTCAGCAATTACAGATAGTAAGCAAGTTGATATTATAAAATATATCATAAATAGTTTAGACAATGATAATCATTTTACAGCTTCTTATACAGATATTATGGAAGAGATATCAATATCAAAACCTACGTTGATAAAACTATTTAAAGATTTAGCCCAAAAAGATATTTTAGTAAAAGTAGCTCATAAAACTTATAAATTTAATCAAAGTGCTTTAAAATAA
- a CDS encoding sensor histidine kinase, translating to MSLKKILIFFDNLSFKYKTSFLIFIITGGMICIVVLSQISTFTIKEDFDTLFDNRTKTLIKLENIKDIYSVNIQDTLKDLEQADITYNQADEVLALAQQLIDKNWSEYKINIQNKKTRIFITKFIKDFLIHEEKYYENKILKQNIIKNINKKLLDIKDNLNINQNNKNFAKLNLDINAISIYLTSLINYDLSLAVNEKRNTQKIFNTIMIFSFISIILVFLFSIILTVLIINNFKVLHNTLEQKVEDKTKELIELNNYLETKVSKEVAQNRKKDIIMFQQAKLASMGEMIGNIAHQWRQPLGSLTMIVQSFQTKMSLGKLSEKFVDEKVEDALLLANNMSNTLDDFKNFFSPDKARSDFFIKNCIEHSMQLAKYLLEKENIQIKLIVKQDIQINSFYNELSHVFLNILSNSKDALCAISNKNDRIIKIIVHKYKENIIINMIDNGGGIDEEIIPKIFEPYYTTKYKSAGTGIGLYMSKQIIEKHMNGTILYKTVSHKIIDKRSFNCSLFTIKIPIKQEFKKEINAK from the coding sequence ATGAGTTTAAAAAAAATACTAATATTCTTTGATAATCTTAGCTTTAAATATAAAACATCATTTTTGATTTTTATTATTACAGGTGGAATGATTTGTATTGTTGTCTTATCACAAATTTCAACTTTTACGATAAAAGAAGATTTTGATACTTTATTTGATAACAGAACAAAAACATTAATCAAACTTGAAAATATAAAAGATATTTATAGCGTGAATATTCAAGATACATTAAAAGATTTAGAACAAGCAGACATAACATATAATCAAGCAGATGAAGTTTTAGCTTTAGCACAACAATTGATTGATAAAAATTGGAGTGAATACAAAATAAATATACAAAATAAAAAAACTAGAATATTCATAACAAAGTTTATAAAAGATTTTTTAATTCATGAAGAAAAATATTATGAAAATAAAATATTAAAACAAAATATTATAAAAAATATAAATAAAAAACTTTTAGATATAAAAGATAATCTTAATATCAATCAAAATAATAAAAACTTTGCAAAACTAAACCTTGATATAAATGCAATATCAATCTATCTTACTAGTTTGATTAATTATGATTTATCACTTGCAGTTAATGAAAAAAGAAACACTCAAAAAATATTTAATACAATAATGATATTTTCCTTTATATCTATTATTTTAGTTTTTTTATTTTCAATAATTCTTACAGTATTAATAATCAATAATTTTAAAGTTTTACATAATACCTTAGAGCAAAAAGTTGAAGATAAAACAAAAGAATTAATAGAGTTAAATAACTACCTTGAGACTAAAGTATCAAAAGAAGTTGCTCAAAATAGAAAAAAAGATATTATCATGTTTCAACAAGCAAAACTTGCTTCAATGGGTGAAATGATTGGAAATATAGCTCACCAATGGAGACAACCTTTAGGTTCTTTAACAATGATAGTACAGAGTTTTCAGACAAAAATGTCTTTAGGAAAATTAAGTGAGAAATTTGTAGATGAAAAAGTAGAAGATGCATTATTGCTAGCTAATAATATGTCAAATACACTTGATGATTTTAAAAACTTTTTTAGTCCAGATAAAGCAAGAAGTGATTTTTTTATAAAAAACTGTATTGAACATTCAATGCAACTAGCGAAATATTTATTAGAGAAAGAAAATATACAAATAAAACTAATTGTAAAACAAGATATTCAGATTAATAGTTTTTATAATGAACTATCGCATGTTTTTTTAAATATCTTATCTAACTCAAAAGATGCTTTATGTGCTATATCTAATAAAAATGATAGAATTATTAAAATAATAGTACATAAATATAAAGAAAATATCATCATAAATATGATTGATAATGGTGGTGGAATAGATGAAGAAATTATTCCTAAAATCTTTGAACCATATTACACAACAAAGTATAAAAGTGCTGGTACAGGAATTGGTCTTTATATGTCAAAACAAATTATTGAAAAACATATGAATGGTACAATATTATATAAAACTGTTAGTCATAAAATTATTGATAAAAGAAGTTTTAATTGTTCACTCTTTACAATCAAAATCCCAATAAAGCAAGAGTTTAAAAAGGAAATAAATGCAAAATAA
- a CDS encoding ABC transporter substrate-binding protein — translation MIKRIPILLFIFALLYIYFKDEVFTSKTITIGTSIPKTGIIKAWGDSVTAGANSYFKFVNEKNILGNKKIDFLIYDDKYEPELTIDNTNNLTFKDNVFALFGFVGTPTVKSILPILYDEDIPFFGAFTGASFLRNSKKENLVNFRSSYEEEIEAIVSHLHDDKGLTSIAVFYQNDDYGEEGYISLLKSLEKRNLSLVAQGSYKRNTFSINHAFNEIKDAHPQAIVMVGAYKTNSLFIKKAKENEYLKDAIFCNISFGDANEMIKELKKQNTNTNNLLFSQVVPNYTDTSIPTILGYQTLMKKYYPEEELGFISLEAYLSAKILVNALNRVKGDLTRKKFLSALKKTPYNSLDGIYLNFRNTQLLNKVYLFHYENSKFVEVKN, via the coding sequence ATGATTAAACGTATACCTATATTACTTTTTATTTTTGCATTACTATATATTTATTTTAAGGATGAAGTATTTACAAGTAAAACTATTACTATTGGAACATCCATTCCTAAAACAGGAATAATAAAAGCATGGGGTGATTCAGTAACTGCAGGAGCAAACTCATATTTTAAGTTTGTGAATGAAAAAAATATTCTAGGAAATAAAAAAATTGATTTTTTAATTTATGATGATAAATATGAACCAGAGCTTACAATAGATAATACTAACAATCTTACATTTAAAGATAATGTCTTTGCACTTTTTGGTTTTGTAGGAACTCCAACGGTTAAAAGTATTTTACCAATTTTATATGATGAAGATATTCCTTTCTTTGGAGCTTTTACAGGAGCTTCATTTTTAAGAAACAGTAAAAAAGAAAACTTAGTGAATTTTAGAAGTTCTTATGAAGAGGAAATCGAAGCTATTGTTTCTCATTTACATGACGATAAAGGATTAACATCAATTGCAGTTTTTTATCAAAATGATGATTATGGAGAAGAAGGTTACATATCATTATTAAAATCTTTAGAAAAAAGAAATTTATCTTTAGTAGCACAAGGTTCATATAAAAGAAATACATTTTCAATAAACCATGCTTTTAATGAAATCAAAGATGCACACCCGCAAGCAATAGTTATGGTTGGAGCTTATAAAACAAACTCTTTATTTATAAAAAAAGCAAAAGAAAATGAATATTTAAAAGATGCAATATTTTGCAATATTTCATTTGGAGATGCAAATGAAATGATAAAAGAGTTAAAAAAACAAAATACAAATACTAATAATCTTTTGTTTTCACAAGTTGTTCCAAACTATACAGATACTAGTATTCCTACAATTTTAGGATATCAAACATTGATGAAAAAATACTACCCTGAAGAAGAACTTGGTTTTATTTCATTGGAAGCTTATCTTAGTGCAAAAATATTAGTTAATGCATTAAATAGAGTAAAAGGAGACTTAACAAGAAAGAAATTTCTAAGTGCATTGAAAAAAACACCTTATAATTCATTAGATGGAATATATTTAAACTTTAGAAACACACAACTTTTAAATAAAGTTTATCTATTTCATTATGAAAACTCAAAATTTGTAGAAGTGAAGAACTAA